Proteins encoded by one window of Streptomyces sp. NBC_01571:
- a CDS encoding NYN domain-containing protein, which translates to MNDDLAALGARIDRTNELLQRMLAEVAKTPSTHAIFVDAGYLYAAGGRLVAGTEDRRSFDLDAEGLIEALIDKARTIFADSRLLRVYWYDGARRRIHTAEQQSIAELPDVKVRLGNLNANNQQKGVDSLIRSDLESLARHRAISDAALLGGDEDLVSAVEAAQGYGARVHLWGIEAPEGRNQAEPLLWEVDSQRTFDLDFFKPYVSRRTATTYDASAASRPTREDVRFVGAQIAAKWLAARGREALVDLLPGHPYLPGSVDQDLLVEAEGLLQYSLRGQADLRRALRDGFWEHLQAQY; encoded by the coding sequence ATGAACGACGACCTCGCGGCGCTCGGCGCCCGCATCGACCGCACGAACGAGCTGCTTCAGCGCATGCTCGCCGAGGTGGCGAAGACGCCCTCGACCCACGCGATCTTCGTCGACGCCGGATACCTGTACGCCGCCGGGGGGCGACTCGTCGCAGGGACCGAGGACCGCCGCTCCTTCGACCTCGACGCCGAGGGCCTGATCGAGGCGCTCATCGACAAGGCCCGCACCATCTTCGCGGACAGCAGGCTGCTGCGGGTGTACTGGTACGACGGCGCGCGCCGCCGCATCCACACCGCCGAACAGCAGTCGATCGCCGAACTCCCGGACGTCAAGGTGCGGTTGGGCAACCTGAACGCCAACAACCAGCAGAAGGGCGTCGACTCCCTGATCCGGTCCGACCTGGAGTCCCTGGCCCGGCACCGCGCCATCAGCGATGCCGCCCTGCTCGGGGGCGACGAGGACCTGGTGTCGGCGGTCGAGGCCGCGCAGGGGTACGGGGCGCGGGTCCACCTCTGGGGCATCGAGGCGCCCGAGGGCCGCAACCAGGCCGAGCCGCTGCTCTGGGAGGTCGACAGCCAGCGCACCTTCGACCTCGACTTCTTCAAGCCCTATGTGTCCCGACGGACCGCCACCACGTACGACGCGAGCGCGGCGAGCAGGCCCACGCGTGAGGACGTGCGGTTCGTGGGCGCCCAGATCGCCGCGAAATGGCTGGCCGCGCGGGGGCGCGAGGCGCTGGTGGACCTGCTGCCGGGCCATCCGTATCTGCCCGGTTCGGTCGACCAGGACCTGCTGGTCGAGGCGGAGGGGCTTCTCCAGTACTCCCTGCGGGGCCAGGCGGACCTGCGCCGGGCGCTCCGGGACGGGTTCTGGGAGCATCTGCAGGCGCAGTACTGA
- a CDS encoding alpha/beta fold hydrolase encodes MSRPPSFIPPAGARAYRLGTARGEFAVIEAGTAVRGTALLLPGFTGSKEDFIALHEPLAARGYRTVAVDGRGQFESDGPEHDETAYAQDELARDVLAQAAALATPVHLVGHSLGGQVSRAAVLLDPAPFASLTLMSSGPAQISVSQQQRVKLLRDALAVMDMGQVWDAIQAMEPPEETETGELDAGLDDRDDLRRRWLATSPAQLIVTGRQLCTEPDRVAELAAVRLPKHVLSGSRDDTWPVELLDDMAVRLDARRTVVRGAEHSPNTDQPLPTARALADFWDHTAATA; translated from the coding sequence ATGAGTCGTCCCCCCTCCTTCATCCCGCCGGCCGGAGCGCGCGCGTACCGGCTGGGCACCGCGCGCGGCGAGTTCGCCGTGATCGAGGCCGGTACCGCCGTACGGGGAACCGCCTTGCTCCTGCCGGGCTTCACCGGGAGCAAGGAGGACTTCATCGCGCTGCACGAACCGTTGGCCGCGCGCGGGTACCGGACCGTGGCCGTCGACGGGCGTGGACAGTTCGAGAGCGACGGGCCCGAGCACGACGAAACGGCGTACGCGCAGGACGAGTTGGCGCGTGACGTACTCGCACAGGCAGCGGCCCTCGCGACGCCCGTGCACCTCGTCGGGCACTCCCTCGGCGGACAGGTCTCCCGGGCCGCCGTCCTGCTCGACCCGGCGCCCTTCGCCTCTCTCACCCTGATGTCCTCGGGCCCCGCCCAGATCTCCGTCTCCCAGCAGCAGCGCGTCAAGCTGCTCCGGGACGCGCTCGCCGTGATGGACATGGGCCAGGTGTGGGACGCGATCCAGGCGATGGAGCCGCCGGAGGAGACCGAGACCGGAGAGCTCGACGCGGGTCTGGACGACCGCGACGACCTGCGGCGGCGCTGGCTGGCCACCAGCCCCGCCCAGCTGATCGTGACGGGCCGTCAGCTCTGCACCGAGCCCGACCGCGTCGCCGAGCTGGCCGCCGTGCGGCTGCCGAAGCACGTCCTGTCCGGGTCGCGCGACGACACCTGGCCGGTGGAGCTGCTGGACGACATGGCCGTACGTCTCGACGCCCGGCGCACGGTCGTACGGGGCGCCGAGCACTCCCCCAACACGGACCAGCCCCTGCCGACCGCCCGCGCCCTCGCCGACTTCTGGGACCACACCGCCGCCACCGCGTAA
- a CDS encoding DEAD/DEAH box helicase, producing MTLPVALSGSDVIGQAKTGTGKTLGFGLPLLERVTVPADVEAGRAKPEQLTDAPQALVVVPTRELCTQVTNDLLTAGKVRNVRVLAIYGGRAYEPQVEALKKGVDVIVGTPGRLLDLAGQKKLNLKHIRALVLDEADEMLDLGFLPDVEKIMNMLPARRQTMLFSATMPGAVIGLARRYMSQPTHIRATAPDDAGATVANTAQFIYRAHNMDKPELVARILQADGRGLAMVFCRTKRTAADLADQLQQRGFASGAVHGDLGQGAREQALRAFRNGKVDVLVCTDVAARGIDVEGVTHVINYQSPEDEKTYLHRIGRTGRAGAKGIAITLVDWDDIPRWQLINKALDLGFNNPPETYSTSPHLFEELSIPAGTKGVLPRSERTRAGLSAEAVEDLGETGGRGPRGRGGRSSAPAVERERERERPDRTPRRRRRTRNGTSLDETSATPATSTTSPHAPAEPAAPEANEPRTPRRRRRTRAGASSEPVAVATATEAVEPSAVPEAAETAVATAEGADAAAAKPRRRTRRTAQAPAETVTVVAEPVAVAETVATAPAEAVAEAPAGKSRRRTRKAAETAEAVLDTVEGTPEVTETKPRRTRAKATTATTPAADSAVDTAEAAEAKPRRRTRKAAAETVEADSAPLTAAVEEPEAQPRRRTRKAAETAVDTAEGVAEAPAAKPRRTRKAAVATTEAAAQVAEAVEATEPKPRRTRAKATTKATPEVATEATADTAEAPVTPRRRTRKAAAETVEATIPAQTAAVEEPEAKPRRRTRKSAEAVVTPETDEAKPRRRTRKAAAVAETAES from the coding sequence ATGACACTCCCCGTCGCCCTCTCGGGCAGCGACGTCATCGGCCAGGCCAAGACCGGCACCGGCAAGACGCTGGGCTTCGGCCTCCCCCTCCTGGAGCGCGTCACCGTTCCCGCCGACGTCGAGGCGGGCCGCGCCAAGCCCGAGCAGCTGACCGACGCGCCGCAGGCCCTCGTCGTCGTCCCGACGCGCGAGCTGTGCACCCAGGTGACGAACGACCTGCTGACCGCGGGCAAGGTCCGCAACGTCCGCGTGCTCGCCATCTACGGCGGCCGGGCGTACGAGCCCCAGGTGGAGGCCCTCAAGAAGGGCGTCGACGTCATCGTCGGCACCCCGGGCCGTCTGCTGGACCTCGCCGGCCAGAAGAAGCTCAACCTCAAGCACATCAGGGCTCTCGTCCTCGACGAGGCCGACGAGATGCTCGACCTGGGCTTCCTGCCCGACGTCGAGAAGATCATGAACATGCTGCCGGCCCGCCGCCAGACCATGCTGTTCTCGGCGACCATGCCGGGTGCGGTCATCGGCCTCGCGCGCCGCTACATGTCGCAGCCCACCCACATCCGCGCCACCGCGCCGGACGACGCGGGCGCGACCGTCGCGAACACCGCGCAGTTCATCTACCGCGCGCACAACATGGACAAGCCCGAACTGGTCGCGCGCATACTGCAGGCCGACGGCCGCGGACTCGCGATGGTCTTCTGCCGCACCAAGCGGACGGCGGCCGACCTCGCCGACCAGCTCCAGCAGCGCGGCTTCGCCTCCGGCGCGGTCCACGGCGACCTCGGCCAGGGCGCCCGCGAGCAGGCGCTGCGCGCGTTCCGCAACGGCAAGGTCGACGTCCTCGTCTGCACCGACGTCGCCGCCCGCGGCATCGACGTCGAAGGTGTCACCCACGTCATCAACTACCAGTCCCCCGAGGACGAGAAGACGTACCTGCACCGCATCGGCCGGACCGGCCGCGCGGGTGCCAAGGGCATCGCGATCACCCTCGTCGACTGGGACGACATCCCGCGCTGGCAGCTCATCAACAAGGCGCTGGACCTCGGCTTCAACAACCCGCCGGAGACGTACTCCACGTCCCCGCACCTCTTCGAGGAACTCAGCATCCCGGCCGGCACCAAGGGTGTCCTGCCCCGTTCCGAGCGCACCCGCGCCGGGCTCTCGGCCGAGGCCGTCGAGGACCTCGGCGAGACCGGTGGCCGCGGCCCGCGCGGCCGTGGTGGCCGCTCCTCGGCGCCTGCCGTCGAGCGCGAGCGGGAGCGGGAGCGTCCGGACCGCACCCCGCGCCGTCGCCGTCGTACGCGCAACGGCACATCGCTGGACGAGACCTCCGCGACGCCCGCCACGTCGACGACGTCGCCGCACGCTCCGGCCGAGCCCGCCGCTCCGGAGGCCAACGAGCCCCGTACGCCGCGCCGCCGTCGCCGTACCCGCGCCGGTGCGTCGTCGGAGCCGGTGGCGGTCGCCACGGCCACCGAGGCGGTCGAACCGTCGGCCGTACCCGAGGCCGCGGAGACCGCGGTCGCGACGGCCGAGGGCGCGGACGCCGCGGCCGCCAAGCCGCGCCGCCGCACCCGCAGGACGGCACAGGCCCCGGCCGAGACCGTCACGGTCGTCGCCGAGCCCGTCGCGGTCGCCGAGACCGTCGCCACGGCGCCCGCCGAGGCCGTCGCGGAGGCTCCGGCCGGCAAGTCGCGCCGCCGCACCCGCAAGGCCGCCGAGACCGCGGAAGCCGTCCTCGACACGGTCGAGGGCACGCCGGAGGTCACCGAGACCAAGCCGCGCCGCACCCGCGCCAAGGCCACGACCGCGACAACTCCCGCCGCGGACAGCGCCGTTGACACCGCGGAGGCGGCGGAGGCCAAGCCCCGACGCCGCACCCGCAAGGCCGCCGCGGAGACCGTCGAGGCGGACAGCGCGCCCCTGACGGCCGCCGTCGAGGAGCCGGAGGCCCAGCCGCGCCGCCGGACCCGCAAGGCCGCCGAGACCGCGGTCGACACGGCGGAGGGCGTCGCCGAGGCACCGGCCGCCAAGCCGCGCCGCACCCGCAAGGCCGCGGTGGCCACGACCGAGGCAGCCGCCCAGGTCGCCGAGGCCGTCGAGGCCACGGAGCCGAAGCCGCGCCGTACGCGCGCCAAGGCGACCACCAAGGCCACGCCCGAGGTGGCCACCGAGGCGACCGCGGACACCGCAGAGGCGCCCGTGACGCCCCGCCGCCGGACCCGCAAGGCCGCCGCGGAGACCGTCGAGGCGACCATCCCCGCCCAGACGGCCGCCGTCGAGGAGCCGGAGGCCAAGCCGCGCCGCCGCACCCGCAAGTCGGCGGAGGCCGTGGTGACCCCGGAGACGGACGAGGCCAAGCCGCGCCGCCGCACCCGTAAGGCCGCCGCTGTCGCGGAGACCGCGGAGAGCTGA
- a CDS encoding ferritin-like domain-containing protein, with the protein MTTPDNAADTSAEAPGDTTPAATRAAARNWDTASADPQYRAAVVDLLGALAYGELAAFERLAEDAKLAPTLSDKAELAKMASAEFHHFERLRDRLSGIGEEPTGAMEPFVAAYDGFHKQTAPSDWLEGLVKAYVGDSIASDFYREVAARLDEDTRGLVLGVLDDTGHASFAVEKVRGAIDADPRVGGRLALWARRLMGEALSQSQRVVADRDALSTMLVGGVADGFDLAEVGRMFSRITEAHTKRMAALGLAA; encoded by the coding sequence ATGACGACGCCTGACAACGCCGCTGACACGTCCGCCGAGGCACCCGGCGACACCACCCCCGCGGCCACCCGGGCCGCCGCGCGGAACTGGGACACGGCCTCCGCCGACCCCCAGTACCGCGCCGCGGTCGTGGACCTGCTCGGAGCGCTCGCGTACGGCGAGCTGGCGGCGTTCGAGCGGCTCGCCGAGGACGCCAAGCTGGCGCCGACGCTGAGCGACAAGGCGGAGCTGGCCAAGATGGCGTCGGCCGAGTTCCACCACTTCGAGCGGCTGCGGGACCGGCTCTCCGGGATCGGGGAGGAGCCGACCGGCGCGATGGAGCCGTTCGTCGCCGCGTACGACGGCTTCCACAAGCAGACCGCGCCCTCGGACTGGCTGGAGGGGCTCGTCAAGGCCTATGTCGGCGACTCGATCGCCAGTGACTTCTACCGGGAGGTCGCCGCGCGGCTGGACGAGGACACGCGCGGTCTCGTCCTCGGCGTCCTGGACGACACCGGGCACGCGAGTTTCGCCGTGGAGAAGGTCCGCGGCGCGATCGACGCGGACCCTAGGGTGGGCGGCCGGCTCGCGCTGTGGGCGCGGCGGCTGATGGGCGAGGCGCTGTCCCAGTCGCAGCGGGTCGTCGCGGACCGCGACGCGCTGTCGACGATGCTCGTGGGCGGCGTGGCGGACGGCTTCGACCTCGCTGAGGTCGGCCGGATGTTCTCGCGGATCACCGAGGCCCACACGAAGCGGATGGCGGCGCTGGGCCTGGCGGCCTAG
- a CDS encoding DUF3107 domain-containing protein translates to MEVKIGVQHAPREIVLESGQTPEEVERAVSEALAGKSQLLSLVDDHGRKVLVPADRLAYVELGEPTQRKVGFSAL, encoded by the coding sequence GTGGAGGTCAAGATCGGCGTGCAGCACGCGCCCCGCGAGATCGTTCTGGAGAGCGGTCAGACCCCGGAAGAGGTCGAGCGCGCGGTGTCCGAGGCGCTGGCCGGCAAGTCGCAGCTGCTGAGCCTCGTGGACGACCACGGGCGCAAGGTCCTGGTTCCGGCCGACCGCCTCGCCTACGTGGAGCTCGGCGAGCCCACGCAGCGCAAGGTGGGATTCAGCGCGCTGTAG